Proteins encoded by one window of Acidobacteriota bacterium:
- a CDS encoding family 78 glycoside hydrolase catalytic domain, with the protein MTPLPPTRLRCEYLVEPLGVDTAAPRLFWTVESPERGDRPTAFQVLVSSSKDLLRSDIGDYWDPGRMEGPAGPGLEYAGEPLDSCARYFWKVRWWDRAGRASAWSEPASFVTAFLRPGDWKAKWVSAARTTEFRSRGTVLLGQPGPDEVQSCAIYLRREFGLRGRPALAMIFISGLGHYELRLNGAKVGTSVLDPGWTDYRKKALYASHDVTALVRDRNAVGVILGNGRHTRSLGYDAPKLACRIEVEYESGGREIIFADESWRTSGGPVQENGLYCGERCDARILIDGWDQPGFDDRHWDPAVPVPGYPLAPQMMPPVRVTEALAPRSVRLLPNGAAVFDFGQNFSGWARLKVEGPMGTEVRLRHAELVNEDGTLNLGPNENAEATDVYILRGGGPEVHEPKFTYHGFRYVEVTGYPGRPGPEALEGLFVHSDVERAGRFRSSNELVDAVHRNVLWGQLSNLMSIPTDCPQRDERHGWLGDAHLSAEEAVFNFDLAAFYAKFLDDIRLGQREDGSLSDIAPAYLPRLYPADPAWSAAYATLVELLWDHYGDRRAIAAHYAALKAYIDFLGRNADGHIIRGLGKYGDWCPPGGVVPKKTPVELTSTWFYCHDVLIMSRLAGVLGREAEAREYGRLADSIKDAFNRAFLGESQYAAIRVSPVDNLPDQTSNALPLYLDMVPAGRKDKVVASLVQSVVRVHDHHVDTGILGTRYILDVLTENGQAEAAFRMATRKSYPGWGYMLAEGATTLWERWEKLTGPAMNSQNHIMFGSVDAWFYRTLAGLSPLRPGWQAVRVRPHVLGDLTFVEASLETIAGRVAASWRKDDGTFSLEAEIPVGAAGEVHVPLLWPGARILESGRTLWRAGRAVETIEGIEPLGERQDRAVFKVGSGACRFELKKTA; encoded by the coding sequence ATGACGCCCCTGCCCCCGACCCGGCTGCGCTGCGAATACCTCGTCGAGCCCCTTGGCGTCGACACGGCCGCGCCCCGGCTCTTCTGGACCGTCGAGAGCCCGGAGCGCGGCGACCGCCCGACGGCGTTCCAGGTCCTGGTCTCGTCATCGAAAGATCTCCTCCGGAGCGACATCGGCGACTATTGGGACCCGGGCCGGATGGAAGGCCCGGCCGGGCCGGGCCTCGAATACGCCGGCGAGCCCCTTGACAGCTGCGCCCGCTACTTCTGGAAGGTCCGCTGGTGGGATCGCGCCGGCCGGGCCAGCGCCTGGAGCGAGCCGGCCTCGTTCGTGACCGCCTTCCTGAGGCCGGGCGACTGGAAAGCCAAATGGGTCAGCGCCGCCCGGACGACCGAGTTCCGGAGCAGGGGGACGGTCCTGCTCGGCCAGCCCGGCCCCGACGAGGTCCAGTCCTGCGCCATCTACCTCCGCCGCGAGTTCGGCCTTCGCGGCCGGCCCGCGCTGGCCATGATCTTCATCTCCGGCCTGGGCCACTACGAGCTCCGGCTGAACGGGGCCAAGGTCGGGACGAGCGTCCTCGACCCCGGCTGGACGGACTATCGGAAGAAGGCCCTCTACGCCTCGCACGACGTGACCGCGCTCGTCCGGGACCGGAACGCCGTCGGGGTCATCCTCGGCAACGGCCGCCACACCCGGAGCCTCGGCTACGACGCGCCGAAGCTGGCCTGCCGCATCGAGGTCGAGTACGAGAGCGGCGGCCGGGAGATCATCTTCGCGGACGAGAGCTGGCGGACGTCGGGCGGCCCGGTCCAGGAGAACGGCCTCTACTGCGGCGAGCGCTGCGATGCCCGCATCCTCATCGACGGCTGGGACCAGCCAGGATTCGATGACCGGCACTGGGACCCGGCCGTCCCGGTGCCCGGCTATCCCCTCGCCCCCCAGATGATGCCGCCCGTCCGGGTCACCGAGGCGCTGGCCCCGCGGTCGGTGCGGCTGCTGCCGAACGGCGCCGCGGTCTTCGATTTCGGCCAGAACTTCTCCGGCTGGGCCCGCCTTAAGGTCGAGGGCCCGATGGGCACCGAGGTCCGCCTCCGCCACGCCGAGCTCGTCAACGAGGACGGCACCCTCAACCTCGGCCCGAACGAGAACGCCGAGGCCACCGACGTCTACATCCTCCGCGGCGGCGGGCCCGAGGTCCACGAGCCGAAGTTCACCTATCACGGTTTCCGCTACGTCGAGGTGACCGGCTACCCCGGCCGGCCCGGGCCCGAGGCGCTCGAAGGACTGTTCGTCCACTCGGACGTCGAGAGGGCAGGGCGGTTCCGGTCGTCGAACGAGCTTGTCGACGCCGTGCACCGCAACGTCCTCTGGGGCCAGCTCTCTAACCTCATGAGCATCCCGACCGATTGCCCCCAGCGCGACGAGCGCCACGGCTGGCTCGGCGACGCCCATCTCTCGGCCGAAGAGGCCGTTTTCAACTTCGACCTGGCCGCCTTCTACGCCAAGTTCCTCGACGACATCCGCCTGGGACAGCGGGAGGACGGGAGCCTGTCCGACATCGCCCCGGCCTACCTGCCGCGGCTCTATCCGGCCGACCCGGCCTGGAGCGCCGCCTACGCCACGCTGGTCGAGCTCCTGTGGGACCATTACGGCGACCGGCGGGCTATCGCCGCTCATTACGCCGCCCTGAAGGCGTACATCGATTTCCTCGGCCGGAACGCCGACGGCCACATCATCCGCGGGCTCGGCAAGTACGGCGATTGGTGTCCGCCCGGCGGCGTCGTGCCCAAGAAAACCCCGGTCGAGCTGACCTCCACCTGGTTCTATTGCCACGACGTCCTGATCATGTCCCGGCTGGCGGGCGTGCTGGGCCGCGAGGCCGAGGCCCGGGAGTACGGCCGGCTGGCCGATTCGATCAAGGACGCCTTCAACCGGGCCTTCCTCGGCGAGAGCCAGTACGCGGCCATCCGGGTCAGCCCGGTCGACAACCTGCCCGACCAGACGTCCAACGCCCTGCCCCTCTACCTGGACATGGTCCCGGCCGGCCGCAAGGACAAGGTCGTGGCCAGCCTCGTGCAGAGCGTCGTCCGGGTGCACGATCATCACGTCGACACCGGCATCCTCGGGACCCGCTACATCCTCGACGTCCTGACCGAGAACGGCCAGGCCGAGGCGGCCTTCCGCATGGCCACCCGCAAGAGCTATCCGGGCTGGGGCTACATGCTGGCCGAGGGGGCCACGACGCTCTGGGAGCGCTGGGAGAAGCTGACGGGACCCGCCATGAATTCCCAGAACCATATCATGTTCGGCAGCGTCGATGCCTGGTTCTACCGGACCCTGGCCGGCCTCTCCCCGCTCCGGCCGGGCTGGCAGGCCGTCCGGGTCCGGCCGCATGTCCTCGGCGACTTGACTTTCGTCGAGGCCTCCCTGGAGACGATAGCGGGCCGGGTCGCGGCCAGCTGGCGGAAGGACGACGGGACCTTCTCGCTCGAAGCCGAGATCCCCGTCGGCGCCGCCGGCGAGGTGCATGTTCCCCTGCTCTGGCCCGGGGCCCGGATCCTCGAATCGGGCCGCACGCTCTGGCGGGCCGGCCGCGCCGTCGAAACCATTGAGGGGATAGAGCCGCTCGGGGAACGGCAGGATCGGGCGGTCTTCAAGGTCGGAAGCGGCGCTTGCCGGTTCGAGCTGAAGAAGACGGCCTGA